One segment of Leptodactylus fuscus isolate aLepFus1 chromosome 7, aLepFus1.hap2, whole genome shotgun sequence DNA contains the following:
- the DDB1 gene encoding DNA damage-binding protein 1 produces MSYNYVVTAQKPTAVNACVTGHFTSEDDLNLLIAKNTRLEIYVVTPEGLRPVKEVGMYGKIAVMELFRPKGESKDLLFVLTAKYNACILEYKQTGDSIDIITRAHGNVQDRIGRPSETGIIGIIDPDCRMIGLRLYDGLFKVIPLERDNKELKAFNIRLEELHVIDVKFLYSCQAPTICFVYQDPQGRHVKTYEVSLREKEFSKGPWKQENVEAEASMVIAVPEPFGGAIIIGQESITYHNGEKYLAIAPPIIKQSTIVCHNRVDVNGSRYLLGDMEGRLFMLLLEKEEQMDGSVTLKDLRVELLGETSIAECLTYLDNGVVFVGSRLGDSQLVKLTADSNEQGSYVVAMETFTNLGPIVDMCVVDLERQGQGQLVTCSGAFKEGSLRIIRNGIGIHEHASIDLPGIKGLWPLRVTASRETDDTLVLSFVGQTRVLTLSGEEVEETDLAGFVDDQQTFFCGNVAHQQLIQITSASVRLVSQDPQSLVSEWKEPQGRKVSVCSCNSRQVLLAVGRVLYYLEIHPGELKQISCTEMEHEVACLDVTPLGGSDAQSTLCAIGLWTDISARILSLPGFQLLHKEMLGGEIIPRSILMTSFENSHYLLCALGDGALFYFSLNTETGLLSDRKKVTLGTQPTVLRTFRSLSTTNVFACSDRPTVIYSSNHKLVFSNVNLKEVNYMCPLNSEGYPDSLALANNSTLTIGTIDEIQKLHIRTVPLYESPRKICYQEVSQCFGVLSSRTEMQDASGGSSPLRPSASTQALSSSVSSSKLFSGSTSPHETSFGEEIEVHNLLIIDQHTFEVLHTHQFLQNEYTLSLVSCKLGKDPSTYFIVGTAMVYPDEAEPKQGRIVVFQYSDGKLQTVAEKEVKGAVYSMVEFNGKLLASINSTVRLYEWTAEKELRTECNHYNNIMALYLKTKGDFILVGDLMRSVLLLAYKPMEGNFEEIARDFNPNWMSAVEILDDDNFLGAENAFNLFVCQKDSAATTDEERQHLQEVGLFHLGEFVNVFCHGSLVMQNLGETSPPTQGSVLFGTVNGMIGLVTSVSESWYNLLLDVQNRLNKVIKSVGKIEHSFWRSFHTERKTEAATGFIDGDLIESFLDISRSKMQEVVANLQIDDGSGMKRETTVDDLIKIVEELTRIH; encoded by the exons ATGTCGTACAACTACGTGGTGACAGCGCAGAAGCCGACAGCGGTGAACGCCTGTGTGACAG GACACTTCACATCTGAAGATGACTTGAATCTGCTCATAGCCAAGAACACACGCCTTGAGATCTATGTGGTGACGCCGGAGGGGCTGCGTCCTGTAAAGGAGGTTGGGATGTATGGAAAGATTGCCGTCATGGAGCTGTTCAGACCCAAG GGGGAGAGTAAAGATCTGCTCTTTGTACTGACTGCGAAATACAACGCCTGTATCCTGGAATACAAGCAGACCGGAGACAGCATTGATATCATCACCCGCGCTCATGGCAATGTACAG GATCGCATCGGCCGACCATCCGAAACCGGAATCATTGGGATCATTGATCCAGACTGCCGCATGATTGGATTGCGTCTGTATGATGGTCTGTTCAAAGTAATCCCCCTTGAGAGAGACAATAAGGAGTTAAAAGCGTTCAACATCCGTCTGGAGGAGCTGCACGTCATCGATGTCAAGTTCTTGTACAGCTGTCAGGCCCCCACTATTTGCTTTGTGTACCAAGATCCTCAGGGCCGTCATGTCAAAACTTATGAGGTCTCCCTCAGGGAAAAGGAATTCAGCAAAGGTCcatggaagcaggaaaatgtgGAGGCAGAGGCGTCCATGGTGATCGCAG TTCCAGAGCCGTTTGGAGGAGCCATTATAATAGGCCAAGAGTCCATAACTTACCACAATGGTGAAAAATACCTGGCAATAGCTCCTCCGATTATTAAG CAAAGTACAATTGTGTGTCATAATCGTGTGGATGTGAACGGCTCCCGCTATCTTCTCGGAGACATGGAGGGTCGCTTATTTATGTTGCTGCTGGAGAAGGAAGAGCAGATGGATGGAAGTGTCACTCTGAAGGATCTCCGGGTGGAGCTACTGGGGGAG ACGTCCATTGCAGAATGTCTCACTTACCTGGATAATGGCGTCGTGTTTGTAGGCTCCCGACTTGGAGATTCCCAGCTGGTCAAG CTCACAGCGGACAGTAATGAGCAGGGCTCATATGTTGTAGCAATGGAAACGTTCACTAACTTGGGCCCCATTGTGGACATGTGTGTTGTAGACCTTGAGAGACAGGGTCAGGGACAG CTTGTTACCTGCTCTGGAGCCTTTAAGGAAGGTTCACTGCGAATTATCAGGAACGGGATCGGTATCCATGAACACGCCAGCATTGACCTACCAGGGATCAAAG GCTTGTGGCCGCTCCGGGTCACTGCCAGTCGTGAGACGGACGACACTTTGGTTTTGTCTTTTGTGGGACAGACCAG AGTCTTGACTTTGTCTGGGGAAGAAGTAGAAGAAACGGACCTGGCAGGCTTTGTGGATGACCAGCAAACCTTCTTCTGTGGGAACGTGGCCCATCAGCAGCTCATTCAG ATCACCTCCGCATCAGTGCGACTTGTATCACAGGACCCACAAAGCCTGGTCAGTGAATGGAAAGAGCCGCAAGGTCGTAAAGTCAGTGTGTGCTCCTGCAACAGCCGCCAAGTACTGCTTGCAGTGGGAAGAGTCCTCTACTATCTGGAAATCCACCCCGGAGAGCTGAAACAGATCAG CTGCACTGAGATGGAGCACGAGGTTGCCTGTCTGGATGTCACTCCTTTGGGCGGCAGCGATGCTCAGTCCACACTTTGCGCGATTGGTTTGTGGACAGATATCTCAGCACGAATCCTTAGCTTGCCAGGATTTCAGTTATTACACAAAGAGATGCTGGGTGGAG AGATTATCCCCAGGTCTATCCTCATGACCTCCTTTGAGAACAGTCACTACCTGCTGTGTGCACTAGGAGATGGGGCGCTCTTCTACTTCAGCCTCAATACAGAAACAG GTCTTTTAAGTGACAGGAAGAAGGTGACCCTGGGGACACAGCCCACAGTTTTGAGGACTTTCCGATCTCTGTCCACAACAAATGTATTTGCTTGCTCTGACCGGCCCACAGTTATCTACAGCAGCAACCATAAGCTGGTCTTCTCCAACGTCAACCTAAAAGAGGTCAACTATATGTGCCCCCTGAACTCTGAGGGCTATCCGGACAG ttTGGCCCTAGCAAATAACAGCACGCTCACCATAGGAACGATCGACGAAATCCAGAAGCTTCATATCAGGACAGTCCCTCTGTACGAGTCCCCCAG GAAGATTTGCTATCAGGAGGTGTCTCAGTGTTTTGGGGTGCTCTCCAGCCGAACTGAGATGCAGGATGCTAGTGGAGGCAGCTCTCCGCTCCGACCCAGTGCCAGTACCCAG GCCCTCTCATCCAGTGTGAGCAGTAGTAAGCTGTTTTCAGGGAGCACGTCCCCCCACGAAACCTCATTTGGAGAAGAAATAGAGGTCCATAACCTCCTGATCATAGACCAACATACGTTTGAAG TCCTGCACACTCACCAGTTCCTGCAGAATGAATACACCCTCAGCCTGGTGTCCTGCAAGCTGGGAAAAGATCCAAGCACTTACTTCATTGTGGGGACTGCCATGGTGTACCCAGATGAGGCCGAACCCAAGCAAGGAAGGATTGTAGTGTTCCAGTATTCTGATG GGAAGCTGCAGACCGTGGCAGAGAAGGAGGTGAAGGGAGCCGTCTACTCCATGGTCGAATTCAATGGAAAGCTACTGGCCAGCATCAACAGCACG GTCCGTCTGTATGAATGGACCGCCGAGAAGGAGCTGCGCACAGAATGCAACCACTACAACAATATCATGGCTCTGTATTTGAAAACCAAGGGGGATTTTATCCTGGTGGGAGACCTGATGCGTTCCGTGCTGCTGCTGGCCTACAAACCCATGGAGGGGAACTTTGAGGAG ATTGCCCGGGATTTTAACCCCAACTGGATGAGCGCGGTGGAGATATTAGACGACGATAACTTCTTGGGAGCAGAAAATGCGTTTAACTTGTTTGTGTGCCAGAAAGACAG CGCTGCCACAACAGATGAGGAGAGACAACACTTACAAGAGGTCGGACTCTTCCACTTAGGGGAGTTTGTTAATGTCTTCTGCCATGGCTCGCTGGTCATGCAGAATCTTGGAGAGACTTCTCCTCCGACACAAGGCTCGGTGCTCTTTGGCACTGTAAATGGGATGATTG GTCTGGTGACATCCGTGTCTGAGAGCTGGTACAATCTCCTACTTGATGTCCAGAACAGACTGAACAAGGTTATCAAGAGTGTGGGCAAGATTGAGCACTCCTT CTGGAggtcattccatacagagagaaAGACTGAAGCTGCCACCGGCTTCATAGATGGAGATCTTATCGAGAGCTTTTTGGACATCAGTCGGTCAAAGATGCAAGAGGTGGTAGCGAATCTACAG ATTGATGATGGCAGCGGCATGAAGAGGGAGACCACAGTGGACGACCTGATAAAGATTGTGGAAGAGCTAACCAGGATTCACTGA